Within Vicia villosa cultivar HV-30 ecotype Madison, WI linkage group LG1, Vvil1.0, whole genome shotgun sequence, the genomic segment aattaattattaaaataatttttataatttttattttattattttgaaaaactatgtaatttaatatttatattaaaatatgaataaatagtaaataattttatccttatttgatctctgttattttaaaattttgttgaataattattaatgtatttatttttatataatcataattattgtgTATTAGTTATAGTATTAGTAactattaatatgaaatttattttttaattttaattgaaattagaatagaaatatcaaccgtataattatcattatcattattattatttataacttataaattatatcaattttataatatatgaattaatcaatattctaaaaaatttaatttttggaatattttcggatatgcatatccgaaaaaacctctGACCATTTTTTGGGGTTATTTTGGATATGCATTtctgaattaatcaaaatctcaatttttttgctgtttcggagatgcatctccgaaataaccaaaattccaatttttttcggagatgcatctctgaattctagaaaaatctggaaaaaaattACTTCAGAAATTCATTTTCGAAATAGAGATATTTTTTAGTTTTAGCTGGAAGTTGTCCATCTGTAAAGAAAATCTCTTACTCTTAAACATTTATGCCCCTTATATTTTGAGAATGTTAAATATTACCCTAGCGCTTTAAATTTTCCTCTAGTTATTTTCTATCAATAGGTGTTACAGATGATGATTGACTCACTTTCTATCATTCCTAATCGTACCTAAAATATAGTATAGCtgcttaaataataataaaaaaattatttgaaaaaactACTAAATTTACTAACTCAAATTatgttaaaataaattagatattaatcaattattcaaaaactgattacatattaattaaaaattaaatttaataggaTGCAAATTCTCCTTGATGGAATGCAACAAAGATTAATATGTTTTATGGCTAACAGTTTATATGGTCTAGAATCTATTTTTCAAAGAAACAAGAACAAATGCATCAAAGATAGTCTCTTAAATCAATTATCCACTAACGTCATGAATGACCTCTTTCAGCAATCCACATTTTTATAACTACAAAATCCGATAacttattattgtttttaaatcCCTACTCTTCTGCTTTGACAAAACACTTAATGTGCCCCAAATTTAAAtggaaaatattataattaaattttaaattaaaaattaaaaattaaaaattaaaaattaaaaattatgattaaCTACATATGAAAAAGAGCATAGAAATTAAATCCATTGATGGTAATATGTTTTGGTTGAAAAAAAACAGAAAGCTTACTCTATTCAAGAATATGAAATCTAACAAAAGAAACGATAATAACAACCATATTAGTCTTGAACGAAGCATACATATAACTCAACACAAGCCTATGGGcataaaaaattaatcaaaactcTTAGCAATCTTCACTTCATTATTCTTCCGTTTTCGAAACCGCAGTTGAATTCTTCAGCTCTTTACCTTTTTCAATTTCTTGTGACTCGTTATCGTTGAGTAAAAGGTGCAACTTGCCGTTAACTCTAAATGACCAAATGTCAAGTTTTTGATgctctttaaaattatttttcaacaaAACAGGTGTCCAACCAGGATGAAGATTATAAATACTAGTACTCGTCATGTCCCACTTCTTCAAAGACAGTGAGAACTCGTTAAAACAAGGATCTAGCACAGTCACTTTTAAACCAAACGGTTTTCCTTCTTGATCCCTTGTTTTTAAGGATGTTTTTTCTATTTCTGTGAGAAAATCGGACTTGATTTGTGAAATTGGCATTGAAAGACGATTGTTGTTAGGGTTGAGATCAGTTTTATACAATTCCTTGCACATGATATATTTAATATCACTACCATTCAACACTTTGATCATGTTATTAACATGATTAGGCAATTCTGGTGGCGGTGATAGCACAGTTTCTTTCTTGCGAATTATTGGTTTTCTCTTAATTGTGGACTTTGATTTCACTCTTCTTCCTCCATCAGACATGATATCTTCGTTACTTGAACGACACCTTTTTTTGTCATTGACTTCTACTCTTTTCACTCTACTTTGTGAAATAAGAAGGAGATTTGCTTCTTGACACACAATGTGATTGATTTTCTCTATTTGTGCTAACTCATCTTCGGTATAAAATTGTGGAGACTCTTGAGATAACACTCTATTCAAAGAAAAATGAGATAGTGGATCAAATTTCTTTTCCATTGTTTTCAACTTTTGCATATATGCATTGATCTTCTCAATAGCCATAGCTTTCTTTTGCATCATAATTTCTGGATTTTGTAACTCTGCAGTGTTCTTCTTCATGGACATTGGTTTCTTTTCTTGTTCCGTAATGTGTTGATAAATATTGTGATTTTAAGTGTTGATCAAGTGTGTATTTATAATGATTATGAAGATCTAAAATTAAAAACTGAATCATATAATATCTTATCATATATCGCAATTTAAAAAAGATTTGATCCAAAAATCTCGATAATCTGTTACAATGAATTTATTTTGTTCTATTgagctatttttttaattttaaataactaTCGTTAGATAATTTCTGTTACAATGATATATTTCAATTCTCCTTTATAATAGGctaaattttgtttaaaaaaaaaaagttaatcttAAATCTTAAATTTTTTCAACCAATACGTGTGACATAATTTTAACACTGAATTTTTTGAACACTTAGTTTATTTTGAAATACAAGTAAAATTTTCTACTAAATATTTATCTCTTTTACTTTCCATTCCGTTTTTGTACTTTTTATTCCCCTAAATTTTATCAAactcctaaataaaaataataggagttAATTATATCAACTTTGTATATAAaatgttttaaattaataaatttttgttacaataattaaaataattatttattattatgtttatatatttataacatttgattatttattattaatattattattattattattattattattattattattattattattattattatttaaaaactgaatttctatttataattattttcgatttatatttatatttagcaGACAACCATCACTATTCTTAATTTTAACAAATTCCCTCTACATTTTTCGAGTCATCCTCAATCAAATGAGATACTTAAAAACattcatatttaaatttaaaccgatttaaataaaaagttgaaaattgtaaaatttttaatagttttatttggattctcttttataaaaatcatttagaTCAAGTCAAATTTTGTACTGATTTTCAAATTTGATTTAAACCGAACCGCATAAATATTATACTCGTAAAACTACATCAGTGATAACTTTACCATCAAAGAGCAATAATGTCTCAGTTAGATGCTCTATGAATTGTATATCCCTTTCTCTTTGTGATCATCGCCTTATGTAGTAAATCTTACTAGGGTGGCGAATGGGCATATGTCCGCCTCGTTTACAAAaaaaatgtgtgtgtgtgtgtatgtgtgtgtgtgtgtgtggggggggggggggtagagATATCAACGAGGAAGGGAATGCTCGGAGGATGCTTCCCTGCTCCCCGCCCCACTCTCAATTTATTCTCCATCCCCAATCTCTGCCACAGGAGAATATTTCCCCCCATCTCCACAGATCCCTATGGAGATTAATGGAGATCGattcttaagaaaatttctatactttttgatcaaaactatgacatTAGTATTTCGTTAATACCATATATTTAAAGAGTAATTACCATAATCACAGTGAACAAAGAGAGTGACTGTTCTGATGATAAAGAGAACAAAAAGGATGATGAATGGAGGAGACAAAGATAATGGAGACAAGAAAATGAGGAGACGGTGTGTACATTTTATGTATTGGATGCACTTTCTAGAGTTAGGTACTTGGGTAGTGAGACAATACATTATACAATAACACATAAAAATAAGATGTTACACTAATGACTCTTgattttctaatacattaatatttttatgtaaacttttttaattatattattatacaatatacaaaatataaaagttaaataaaatgGTGGGAGTCGGGAAATCCACGGGGCGGAGGGTACTTTCCCAATCCCTGCCTCAAAGTTTCATTTATACCCTACTTATAAACATAGTATCTACctagatataaataataataccGACTTACAGATGGATTTCTTATACAAACACaagtatatatttaaaattagcaTGTATCAAAATGGCTACAAAGTCATAGCCAGAAATATAATATCTGATATGTTTCATCCTTGTCATGCCTCAATTTtgttcaaattaatttattattgagCTAACTAGCTTTATTCTATTTTGTTCGAAATAAAATTTCAGTTTTGCAGACAGACCTGTAGAAGCAATTTTCAATCACGCGTGAAATTAGCGGGCGGAATTTTTTTAGTTTGGACTTGCACCGAACAGTTTTACTAAACCACGACACACTTAGGTCATTTTGGTGTACTCATTTAATTTTTCCAAATTTGCGCGCATTCGCATTTTATACATTCGTAGCCTTTTTATCCGAGtatttttaattgtaattttgatCTGAACCGGTCTATTATAGAAATTTATTGCACGTAATTTAACTCGgtggatttattttatttttcggcCATGCGCGCACTCACATTTTATTTGCTTCGGTTCATTTtggttctttttttttatttgaaaaaataaaaacaaaaatattattttgtgtTAGTTTATTTATCCTTTTAATTTTGGTTTAGATTGACAAagcaataattaaattaataagggCAAATGGGTCATTTGAGTGTACACCAAAAACGCTAAAGGTGAGTATTTAAGGAATTATGGAAATTAAGATGCAGACAACCAATTGACTCGGCCTCTAAATTCATTCTACCAATCAAaatcagtttaaaaaaaaatagaaaagaaagaaaaataaaaaaggaaaaaagggaagagaaaagaagatattttCTTCTTCATCGTGACTACGCTCACACTGAAACCAATATGCATCTCTTCCTTTCCACATCATTTCTGACATCCTTCCACTAGAAGCAACCTTCCTTTCTATTGTACCCCAAATTTTGACTCTGCGATCCCACCTCAATTTGAGAATAGTATGATcataattatcatcatcatcatcatcatcattgttcATATGTCATTTACTAAtcgaaaatatacaaaaaaagatTTGTGTTCTGCTTGTTGCTTATTTCCCAAGGTAGGTGACTGATCAAGGAGACTCAGGCAAATTAGGGTGTTGATGCCCACAAAGGAGCTTAAACATTTTCATATGCTCAAGTGATTCCCCTCATCAAAATCCAAGTCCAAGAGTGGTTCAATTCAAGAATAACAACTTCCAATTTCATCTGGTGCACAAATTAGggcttttgacctaattcatctggggaGTTGACTTTTAATCCTTACATGGTTCCATAtctcaaaacatgattcaagaatctccaaTGCCTAATTATAGTCCACTCATGTCATTCATTTGATtggaagagcttgattcaattgataTTTACAAGAAtacaattcatttggaaaaagtcaactgtccaagactacctttgacttttgagaaatttggtcaagaaaatcaatcatgaatcaaaaagtcaacaaaagtcaaaattgaaaaacttagaattttctaagtgttttatgcATATAAGGCACCAATTTGGAACATCAAGATCCAAGAGGAATTtggaaaaacttccaacatgaaagttgtagatcttgttcAAAGCTACAACTTTGTAACAATAACTTTTTCCcaaaaaatgcatcatttgagagttATGGGCTCATGAAGATCTGTCCAACACTGGGCAAATTTTTCAAGGTTaaaaacctagttttcttccaacttcatGACAACTTTTCACTAAGATCCAAACTGATTTTAAAGAAACTTCCAAAAAGTGAATTACAATCCTTGATTCAAGCTTTCCATAGAAACCATTAGCACAAAATTCCAATGCTTGAGTTGAGAGAATCGGATTTGGGAAGATGGCACCATGACCCTTGAAACCAAGTCATGAACATGAAAGTTAAGGTGCAAGATTATCCAAATCTGCAAGATCAAAGAATTACATGTCTTCTAACTTGTTCAAGccaccataatcagaagattacactcttttgagctataatccaagtgtttcaAGCATTATCCAATTGTTCATTCCATTTTTAGCAAAAAGTGGTGacttccattttgaaaaagaagCTTTAATCACAAACATAAGTACCATTGAGCCACTACATTGTTGCTTCTGATCCAAAAGCATTTTAAACTCAGCAAGCAACCTCTTATGATGCAGAAAAGGCTCTCCCAAGCATGCTTAAAGTTGGTACTTCACCATGTGAACCATAACTTTCATGTTCCTTCACCAAGAATTAAAGTGGGATAACTTGAACATGTGATCACCAAACCTGATTCCTTCACCCACAAACCCGAAttgtggcctataaatagagggtttTTCCTCTTGCAACAGACACACCTTAATTTTCAAACTCACTCTCTCatccaaaaatctcaaaattgGTCATTTGCATAAACTGGATCATTTTGAATTCTAAGCGTGTTCAGTGTCaaacaagcattcaaacatcatccatACACTTCATAGAAGCTATAGCAACCCTCACATTGCATCTGTAACCACAGTTTCACTACCCTCCATTTTTAATTTCACCATTTGCACATCGATTCGAGTTGAGCTACACAAGCTATCTTAGACTCTTTTGAGCATTCAAACACATAATATACCACCTATAGAAGCTTTCCAAACACTATTTTCACATCTGTAATCACAGAATCAACATCCACCATATGCATTTGGCTCAGTTGCAGTTGAGGTCGGGGAAGAAGTTTTAGGAGGTCTCAATCCATTCTAAGCACATTAATACATTCCTTGAGGGTTAgggaagctatctggatcattaAACGAGATCTGTTATACATTGTTTACTAACCCATATGCATGAGATATTATccatccatcatcacatcatattcattcacACATGCAATGATCTTGAGGTATGATATCCTTTTGTCCATCACCATTTATATTTGAGTCTTATACATTGAtctctttgttatactcacttTTTTACATTTATgatacacatgttatcacacacatcaCTTGAGGTATtcatgattgattgcttaagttgttgctAAATATTCAAAGggatgggaatggtattgactacaaaatgtcaaggtactcaatctctcttccaaactcttttactttatgcttagtattgttaaatcttTGCACCCCAGTTAttttaaaatggttttgtattatcAAAGCTCAACCCTTTTAAActcaacccttggttttgtattgttaaagctcaaccaacttcttttaaaaccaaaccttgccttgtattgttaaagcttggcatattttataaaaacttgttaagtattgttaaagcttaacattttaaaaaacccattgagtattgttaaagcacaACACCCAAAAAGAATTTTTCCACttggccttttattttccttttaagaggaactacaaaagctctgacttccttattgcacttaaggggtatgtaggcctaagatgctatatcttatcgagctcacttttaaaatcttcttttcccatcctcccactctatttaaacaaacaaaaaaacaaaggcATTTTAtgacaataataaataataaaaaggttCCTACGGAGTACCGTAGATGTGAGCGATGCTTAAAACCTCCCCTTGCATAAAAAACCCTccgtacccaaatctctgataagtttattagttttgattttaaaaacatctatggattttattttgctctttctcccatttcctttggaaacaataaagcgcggtggcgactctgtttaaaatatgagttaagtcaatcaatggctttagtctcacaaatttcccCGCTACACTTTCCACCTCTAAACCCACCAGTGAGCTCCCTCTAACGTCTTATTCCACCACCCATTTTTACTTTGCTTCAACTCAATCATGCCACCTCCTTCAGATCACCAACTATCGTTACCTCACCTTCCTTGTTCATAAAATTTCGATCCCTACTACCTCACTCTTCATCCGCCTCTCAACAACATCATTATCACCACCACAAATCCCCTTCACCTCCCTCTCACCATACTCTCATAAACAGTTCCAACAAACAACCTTCTTATTTCGACTGAAACTCTTTCACATTCACCACAACCAACCTTTACCATTCACTTCTGATCTCCAACACTTAATAAATGAACCCCTACCGTGAAACCATCGACTTCAACTCCAACCTCACTGATCCACAAACCTGCAACCGTGAAACACATCACCATCAATATTTGGTTCAAAATTGCACAACATACTCCCTCCTCCGCCTACTCTATTCCGTTTCAGATCCACCATTCCCTCACATGTCTTCTCTGTATTTCCCATAACATACACAATTTCATAGCATCCTGATCAAGGTTGTAAAAAACGGTTGCATTCGCGACGCGATTTTGTTGTGATCGGGTCGGTACAGGTGTGGTGGTGCTGATTGCGGTCGTCGCGATATGAATTAACCATAATTTCTTCTTGAATATGAAAATGGTGATAATGGTATCAGTATTGGCATCTTCCAAAACCGTTTGGTCGCAGCTGTTTTCGCGATCGCGGACCATTTTTTAAAACCTGATCCTGATTTTGTTTTCATCAATTGTTCATCAGGTTTTTTGCAGGTCCAATAAGTTTGGTTCATTTTCTATTCAAAAAGTTGGTTGATTCTGCATATTTGGTTCCAGATTTCAGGGCTGGCTTTCAGTTTCGCTTAAGTTGCATTTCACTTCTGGGATTCTGATTAAGTCGAGTATTTATGTATTTCtatatttgtttaatttcttTGGACATTGTTGGACTCATCGGGGGATCTTTTCATTTTTGAGCCACATTTTATCTTATAAATATAGGGTTTTCCCTCCTTTCATTTTACACTTGAAAAACGTATTCTAATACCGTTCTCtcactctcttttctctctttgtATTCCTTCACATTGCTTTAATCTCTTGAGAGTGAATTCTTTTATCTGTGAGGTGTTTGGATATGGTGTAAACGCATTATTGTAAAATTTCATTATGATAAATTTTTTGTTTGGTTGTGAGCTTAACCacttgaaaagattttgttttgttattgagGCGAACATGTTAAAAACTTTATTGGGTTAGGATATCTTCGTAGTAGAAACTCTTAAGAAGGAGTTATTAGAGAAAAGAGTATGTCAAATCATTGTACCGAACCTCTATAAATATCTATTGCATATTTCTATTCCGTTATCtatttatatttcaattatttatctttcaattatttatctttcaaaatcaaacaatttcaTACTTTTGTGTTTATAGTCAAATCATTGGTTCTATATTTTGTTATTGGTCCTTAATTTAGGTCAGTTATGGTTGATTGGCATTATACTGTTGGCTAAAAatggttgttgttgctcgacatTGTCGTGTTTTAAAGGAGTGGTTGGGTTGTTGGTATATGGACATGTTTCTATAAAGGAGGCCAGATTTTTTCGCTGCTCTCACAGATATATATTCGATGATCATCAGTATACAAGGTATTTTTTATTTACAATTGATTTTCACGCCCGTATGTGAGTTCGCTGAATTGTGCTTGTTATGTGTTTGTGTGATTGCTCAGGATTTAGAAAgtgatttgtttatttattcttcgGGGGTTCTCTATATCACAtttgagttgttttttttttactatgtCAGATTTCCGAAAAAAAAATCGATCTTTTTGTCCAAAATataaaaagttgactttttgtcaaaaatataaaaagtcgacttttctaagaaaaaaatgattttttatcgaaaatataaaaagtcgaaTTTTccggaaaaaattgattttttgccGAAAATATCAAAAGTCGACTTTTTCgagaaaaaaccaatttttttatcgaaaaaattgatttttttgaaagtatAAAAATCGATTTGTTATCGAAAAAACAAATTTTTCTCGAAATTATAAAAAATTCGaattttttcgaaaataaaaaatcattatttccaaaataaaaaaaaatctgttttttttcaaaaaaaataaaatcaaatttttaataaaaataaaaaaaattaatttatatgaaaaatattttatgaaaaagttTGGACCTTGAGGCCTTACTTAAAATTTAGGAGTCTTTATTTTAAAACCTACTTATTTTGGGACTCATTTACTTTTGATAATTTCTTTAAAGACCCCCTACCTTCCTGAAAATCTGTGGCAAAATTTTCaaaatgcccctatatttcggagatgcatctctgaaatcacTATTTTCTGATAAAAAGTTGATTTTGGAagtacacttccgaaaacacaaaaaaaaaggtgttttcggagatgtatttccgaaaacaccaaaaaaggtATTTTTTCCGAAATCAACTTTTTATCAGAAAATAGTGATttcatatccgaaatattctaatttttggtcttggaatgtttcggatatgcatttccgaaaaaattcaataattattaaaaaaataaaatcaagttgaatcaatacaattaatagtataattaattatattaattaaaatatattattaaatatatatcattataatcaagatataataataataataataataataatattaacctaataaatatttaaacattttatttttatataaaaaattaataataataataataataaagatatttattctCAGTTTTTTAtcatacataaaaaaattattttataaactaattttcaaaaacaattttatagttatgaaaaatcattttataaacaaaatttcttaaactattttaaagttaaaaattattttactaacttatataaattaaaaatattctaatttcataagtaaattttgaattatataaaattaaatatataatttatttatttattaaataaaattaagataaaattttcttttaatttttttaaactaaatgaaaattgattttttatcataattaattattaaaataatttttataatttttattttattattttgaaaaactatgtaatttaatatttatattaaaatatgaataaatagtaaataattttatccttatttgatctctgttattttaaaattttgttgaataattattaatgtatttatttttatataatcataattattgtgTATTAGTTATAGTATTAGTAactattaatatgaaatttattttttaattttaattgaaattagaatagaaatatcaaccgtataattatcattatcattattattatttataacttataaattatatcaattttataatatatgaattaatcaatattctaaaaaatttaatttttggaatattttcggatatgcatatccgaaaaaacctctGACCATTTTTTGGGGTTATTTTGGATATGCATTtctgaattaatcaaaatctcaatttttttgctgtttcggagatgcatctccgaaataaccaaaattccaatttttttcggagatgcatctctgaattctagaaaaatctggaaaaaaattACTTCAGAAATTCATTTTCGAAATAGAGATATTTTTTAGTTTTAGCTGGAAGTTGTCCATCTGTAAAGAAAATCTCTTACTCTTAAACATTTATGCCCCTTATATTTTGAGAATGTTAAATATTACCCTAGCGCTTTAAATTTTCCTCTAGTTATTTTCTATCAATAGGTGTTACAGATGATGATTGACTCACTTTCTATCATTCCTAATCGTACCTAAAATATAGTATAGCtgcttaaataataataaaaaaattatttgaaaaaactACTAAATTTACTAACTCAAATTatgttaaaataaattagatattaatcaattattcaaaaactgattacatattaattaaaaattaaatttaataggaTGCAAATTCTCCTTGATGGAATGCAACAAAGATTAATATGTTTTATGGCTAACAGTTTATATGGTCTAGAATCTATTTTTCAAAGAAACAAGAACAAATGCATCAAAGATAGTCTCTTAAATCAATTATCCACTAACGTCATGAATGACCTCTTTCAGCAATCCACATTTTTATAACTACAAAATCCGATAacttattattgtttttaaatcCCTACTCTTCTGCTTTGACAAAACACTTAATGTGCCCCAAATTTAAAtggaaaatattataattaaattttaaattaaaaattaaaaattaaaaattaaaaattaaaaattatgattaaCTACATATGAAAAAGAGCATAGAAATTAAATCCATTGATGGTAATATGTTTTGGTTGAAAAAAAACAGAAAGCTTACTCTATTCAAGAATATGAAATCTAACAAAAGAAACGATAATAACAACCATATTAG encodes:
- the LOC131656215 gene encoding putative B3 domain-containing protein At2g27410, producing MSMKKNTAELQNPEIMMQKKAMAIEKINAYMQKLKTMEKKFDPLSHFSLNRVLSQESPQFYTEDELAQIEKINHIVCQEANLLLISQSRVKRVEVNDKKRCRSSNEDIMSDGGRRVKSKSTIKRKPIIRKKETVLSPPPELPNHVNNMIKVLNGSDIKYIMCKELYKTDLNPNNNRLSMPISQIKSDFLTEIEKTSLKTRDQEGKPFGLKVTVLDPCFNEFSLSLKKWDMTSTSIYNLHPGWTPVLLKNNFKEHQKLDIWSFRVNGKLHLLLNDNESQEIEKGKELKNSTAVSKTEE